The segment CGCCCCACCAGCCGTGTCGGGGAGCACGCGGCGGTGGGGCGTCTCAACAGGATTGAACGAAGAACACTCCGCGAGTGTAATCGGAGTCGAGGAAGGCGTAGGCGATCCCAGCATCGCCGCAATTGATGCCGAAGACCACGCCCGCGGAGTCGATTTGCAGCAGGAGCGGCCAGTCGTCGCCCGGTGGTTCCGCACCTTGGAGCCAGTGCGGGCGCCCCCCAAGCTGGATCCCTGGGGGCTCATCGTCCGCGTCGTCATCCTCAGTTCCGTCCGCCCAGTCGTCCAGGGCTTCGCCGGACAGGGCGGGTTGGTCGTACGGCGCGATCTGGACCGCGAGCTCTACCGGCTCCCCCTCCGACCCGTCGCGCCGGTACCCGCGCAGGGTCGGCCCCTGTGGGAGCGGGACGGTCGCGACGCCGAGAGGAGCACCATCGGGTTGCACGACAACCGCGTACTTCTCCTTGGGCTCATGGCGGTCATGGGAGTCGTAGAAGTCGGGATCGTCCATGAACAGATACGCCAGCCGCACGTCAGGCCCGGGCAGCCGGACCTGGGCGATGAAACGCATCTGCCGGTTGCCCAGGTAGAGCGGCCACTGGGGCTCGGCGAGCCAAACAGGCTGCCGCCGAACTTGGTGACCGGGTCGAAGATCCGCGGAGCGTGGCCGACGAACATCTTGGTGTCCACGGACACCGTCGTAACCACGTGGTCTTGGCGCAAGTCCTTGATCGTCACCTAGCGTTCCTCACACGAACCGCCGATAGGACGCGCCAGTGTCGCAGCTCGCGAACCGGGCCATGGGGATCGTGACCTGGTTCGATCACCTTCCGGATCATGGAGATCAGGTGTGCGCCTCCGCGCGGTCGGACTCGCTGCGCAGGACGCAGAACTCGTTACCCTCCGGATCGGCGAGGATCGCCCAGCCGGAACCGTCGGGGTGGCGGTGGTCGGCGACGAGGGTCGCGCCCAGGCCGAGCAGGCGCTCCACCTCCCGCTCCCGTGAGGTGTTGGGCGTCAGGCACAGGTGGACCCGGTTCTTGACCGTCTTTTCCTCAGGTACCTGGTTGAAGTGCAGGACCGGCCCCTCGGTCAGCATCACGTCGATCTCCGGATCACCCGGCCTGTCCTCCGGATGCAACGGGCGGCCGGTCACCGCGCTCCAGAACCGGCCCAGCGCGTAGGCGTCCGCACAGTCGATGGCCACGTTACGCACCACGGAGAACATGCCGCACACCCCTCTTCGTCCACAGATCGACGGCGTGACCCACTCCGGCGTCACATCGATCACACGTTCGGGACAGCTTAGGCGGACGCGAGCTGCGTCGCTACCCCGGGGCGGTCGGCGCTCGGGGCACGACCACGGACCCGCTTGTAGGCGGCGCTGAAGCCGAACGGGTCGGCGTACCCCACACGGTGCGCCACTGAGGACACCGACGCCCCGGGCTCGGCGAGCAGGTCGGCGGCGAGGGTCATCCGCCACCGCGTGAGGTATGTCAACGGCGGCTCGTTGAGCAGTTCGGTGAACCGTTTGGCGAAGGTGGCGCGGGAGACCCCCGCCTCCGAGGCGAGCGAGGCCACCGTCCAGGCGTACTCCGGGGCGTCGTGCATCGCGCGCAGCGCCGGCCCCGCGATCGGGTCGGCGATCGCGGTGTACCACGCGGGGGCGTTGGCCTCCGCGGTGTCGAACCACGCGCGCAGGGTGCACACGAGCAGCCAGTCCAGGAGGCGTTCCAGCACGATCTGCTGCCCGGGTTTGTCCGCCACCACCTCACCGGCGATGAAGTCGAGGATGTGGTCGCCGTCGTCGTCGCAGGGGATCGTCAACAGCGGGGGCAGGGCGTCCAACAGTCGAGCACCGATGTGACCACGGATCTCGAACTCCGCCACCACCAGCGCGGTGGGCCCGTCGAGGGTGTCGCCACAGGTACGAGGGCCGAGAACCCGGGTCGTGGGGGTGTTGGCGCAGTACAGCGTCCGGGGCGCGGCGAGGGCGGAGGTGTGGAGGTCATCGGTGAACCGGTAGGGGCGGGGGCCCCGCACGACGGCGGTGTCCCCCGGGGCGAGCCAACGCGCGTCGCTGTCGTCGGTCGAGATCCAGCCACCGCCACGCAACGGGAAAGCGAGCGTGAGCGGAGCCCCGTCTGCGAACTCCACGGAGAAGGGCGGGTCGAGGATCTCCTGCCCGATGAGCGACGCGTCGGCGTTGATCCCGCGAAGCAGGTCGGCGAAGGCGTCCATCACTCCACACTAGACGAATACCCATGGAATCTGGACCTCTACCCATGGATCGTCTGACCGCGGCGGGATTGACTGAGCGACATGAACACGACGACACCAGACCAACCGTCCACCGCCGCGTCCGGCGAGTCCCCCGTTCTGCTGGTTGGCGGCACCGGCAAGATCGGCCGCCGGCTCGCGGCGCGGCTGCGCGTGATGGGGCTCCCCGTGCGGGTCGCCTCCCGGTCCGGGAACCCCCGTTTCGACTGGCACGACGATTCCACCTGGGATTCCGTAGTTCGCGGCGCGCACAGGATGTACCTCGCGACCCCGGAGGAAGAGGTCCCCGTCGCCGCCTTCGTCACCCGTGCGGTGGCCGCTGGAGTGCGACGCGTCGTCGCACTCTCCGGTCGCGGGCTCGAGGAGTGGGGGGAGGACTTCGGGGCCGGGATGCGCGGGGTGGAGACGGCCGTCCGCGAGTCCGGGGCTGAGTGGTCGATCATGCGGCCCACCAACTTCAACCAGAACTTCGACGAATACAGCTTCCGACCGGCGATCATGGCCGGCGAGCTGGCATTGCCCATGGCCGGTGTCCCCGAACGTTTCATCGACGCCGAGGACATCGCGGCGGTGGCGGCGGTTCTCCTCACCGAGGACGGACACCAGGGACGGGCCTACGAGATGTCCGGTCCCGAGGCGCTGACGTTCGGCGAGGCCGTGGAGATCATCGCCCGGGCGAGTGGCCGAGCGGTGACCTATCGGGACGTCGAACCGGACGAATACCTGCGGGCCCTGCTCGACGACGGGGTCGACCAGGAGGAGGCGGCCTCGCTCGGTGCGATGTTCTCGATCATGCGGCGCGGAGTCCTGAACACACCCGCGACCGGAGTCCGTGAGGTTCTCGGCCGGGAGCCGATCGACTTCACGTCCTACGCCCTGCGCGCGGCGGCGGCGGGAGCGTGGGCGACGTAGCGTCCACGCCACCCGGTGTCCAACGGGGTGATGCGGGTGAACGCTCCGGGGGACATCGGGCCTCGGCGCCGAACCGATCGACGCGGCGCTCTGGTTCTCGCGAGCGATGGGGCTCGCGAGAACCAGGGGCCGACATTCGGTGCCGACCCGCTCGCACACAACCAACCATCCGCCCGGCACGGGGCGTCGTGCGGCCCACCGCCCAGGCGGGTCGCTCCCCGATCGGAACGCTGAAGAGGCACGTCCGAGGCGCCGTTGGCTCGCTGGAGCGAGCCCCGTCGGACGTGGCGTGACATGGCCACGTCCGACGGAGATATCGCGCCGGCTACCCCAGTTGATGGGCGCCTCGTGCTCGGCACGGCCCACGCCCCACCTAGGTCGTGTTTTCGCACCGCTGTGCCCTTTTTTGGGCGGGCGCTGTTGGGGTGCTGGGGGCTCGCGACCGCCAGGACGGCGTTCGCTGCGTCGATCCTTTCGAACAGCCAACCAGGATGCCCATCACGGATCGCCGCGCGAGCCGAAGCCCGGCCCCCGCCGGGGCACGATCCGCGAAGCGGCCCCAGTAGGGGCGACGCCCGCTCCCTCATCCGAAAGCCTTCAAAGAACACTCCCTCGCCGCCCGTGGTCCGGTCCACGAGGAGTACCCGCGTCGCGAGCGCCCCGCCGGTTCGTCGCGGCGAGCCGGCGGGCGTCGTACGCCCATCGCGGTACCCACTGCGTCGTTCCTCCCACGGCCGCCGCGTCAGTGTGGGAGAAGGGAAGCGAGCGCGCTGAGCGGCGGGGCGACGGACAGGCCCTTCGCGGGCAGGTACGGACGGGATGGCCCCCGCCTCTCGCCCCGAACACAGGGGCGCGCGACGCACCTGGTCTCGCGTCCCGGCCCGCGACGACCCGTCCAGCGACCAGCCCTCGGCCAAGCCGGACGCCGCTCGCCTGGAGGTACGGCGTCTCACCAGCGGCTTGCCCGCGTCACAGGGTCTGGTGGTGACTCCGGATGACCCGGGACCGCCAGCGTGACCTACGGATAGGGCGCGCCGTGGCCGGGGTCAACCCTGCGTCGCCTGCCGTGCGGCGAGTGCCCGGGCCATCCGTCCGACGAGGTCGAAGGGCACCGGGTCCCCCAACGGGAACTTCACCGTGCCCTTCGACGCTCGGTACGGCACCAGCTCTCGGACCAGTTCCTGGGCGGTGTCGGGAATCGGGTACACGCTCACGTGATGCTTCCAGCCGGCGAAGTGCACGACGTTCCTGCCGCCCAGGGTGAACGTCGGGATGTCGTAGCTGATCTTCTCCTGCGCCTCTGGCAAGGCGCTGTGGATCGTCTCCCGCAGGGCACTCAGTACCGTCTGGACGTCCGGCGGGAAAGTGGCGATGTATTCGTCGATGGTCTCGTAGTCGTGCGACATGTCGGAGTACCTACCCCGGGTTCCCCCTGGTCACCGCCTTCCGACGACCTCACCCACGAGACGTGCCTGGACCGTGCGGAGTGGGTACGCCGAGGTAAGCGGCTTGATCGCCCGGTAGTGCCACGACCGCGGCTTGGGGGGCACGGTGAAGGCCACACTGACGTTGCGCGTCGACGGTGAGGACCACACTCGCACCATCGACACCCGCACCACACTCCTGGACGCCCTGCGCGAGACGCTGGGCGTGACCTCGCCGAAGAAGGGATGCGGCCACGGCCAGTGCGGGTCCTGCACGGTCCTGGTCGACGGTCGACGCATGGTGTCCTGCCTGACGTTCGCGGTGGCACACGACGGTGCG is part of the Spiractinospora alimapuensis genome and harbors:
- a CDS encoding VOC family protein codes for the protein MFSVVRNVAIDCADAYALGRFWSAVTGRPLHPEDRPGDPEIDVMLTEGPVLHFNQVPEEKTVKNRVHLCLTPNTSREREVERLLGLGATLVADHRHPDGSGWAILADPEGNEFCVLRSESDRAEAHT
- a CDS encoding NmrA family NAD(P)-binding protein, yielding MNTTTPDQPSTAASGESPVLLVGGTGKIGRRLAARLRVMGLPVRVASRSGNPRFDWHDDSTWDSVVRGAHRMYLATPEEEVPVAAFVTRAVAAGVRRVVALSGRGLEEWGEDFGAGMRGVETAVRESGAEWSIMRPTNFNQNFDEYSFRPAIMAGELALPMAGVPERFIDAEDIAAVAAVLLTEDGHQGRAYEMSGPEALTFGEAVEIIARASGRAVTYRDVEPDEYLRALLDDGVDQEEAASLGAMFSIMRRGVLNTPATGVREVLGREPIDFTSYALRAAAAGAWAT
- a CDS encoding AraC family transcriptional regulator: MDAFADLLRGINADASLIGQEILDPPFSVEFADGAPLTLAFPLRGGGWISTDDSDARWLAPGDTAVVRGPRPYRFTDDLHTSALAAPRTLYCANTPTTRVLGPRTCGDTLDGPTALVVAEFEIRGHIGARLLDALPPLLTIPCDDDGDHILDFIAGEVVADKPGQQIVLERLLDWLLVCTLRAWFDTAEANAPAWYTAIADPIAGPALRAMHDAPEYAWTVASLASEAGVSRATFAKRFTELLNEPPLTYLTRWRMTLAADLLAEPGASVSSVAHRVGYADPFGFSAAYKRVRGRAPSADRPGVATQLASA
- a CDS encoding iron chaperone; amino-acid sequence: MSHDYETIDEYIATFPPDVQTVLSALRETIHSALPEAQEKISYDIPTFTLGGRNVVHFAGWKHHVSVYPIPDTAQELVRELVPYRASKGTVKFPLGDPVPFDLVGRMARALAARQATQG